The following coding sequences are from one Triticum dicoccoides isolate Atlit2015 ecotype Zavitan chromosome 4A, WEW_v2.0, whole genome shotgun sequence window:
- the LOC119284724 gene encoding mavicyanin-like, giving the protein MAAMKITLLAVAAMAVLLGSASAVTYNVGDQGGWALSTDYSNWVSGKKFNVGDDIVFKYSTPTHDVVEVSKAGYDSCSTDGAINTLTSGNDVISLNATGTRYFICGVPNHCSPAAAASMKVVIDVASGSSSPSSPMPAAGPGASNSPPAPPSNAATSVGATAGFGLVALLAAGLMA; this is encoded by the coding sequence ATGGCCGCCATGAAGATCACCCTCCTCGCCGTGGCCGCGATGGCCGTCTTACTAGGCAGCGCGTCAGCGGTAACCTACAACGTCGGCGATCAGGGCGGTTGGGCCCTCAGCACCGACTACAGCAACTGGGTGTCCGGCAAGAAGTTCAACGTGGGTGATGACATCGTCTTCAAGTACTCGACCCCGACGCACGACGTGGTCGAGGTCAGCAAGGCCGGCTACGACTCCTGCAGCACCGACGGCGCCATCAACACCTTAACCTCCGGCAACGACGTCATCTCCCTCAACGCCACCGGCACCCGCTACTTCATCTGTGGCGTCCCTAACCAttgcagccccgccgccgccgccagcatgAAGGTCGTGATCGACGTCGcctcgggctcctcctcgccgtcgtcACCCATGCCAGCTGCAGGTCCTGGCGCGAGCAACTCTCCCCCGGCGCCGCCCTCCAACGCCGCTACCTCCGTCGGTGCCACAGCAGGATTTGGCCTCGTCGCCCTCCTGGCGGCCGGTCTCATGGCTTGA